A genome region from Candidatus Limnocylindrales bacterium includes the following:
- a CDS encoding SH3 domain-containing protein → MKKLLVLAMGFLLITVLILLGLDFIASRKKPPLVTENKGAIQPPPEKKVIPSPVPKGKTQEPTGRSPASDQTVAPSATPTVPPPTTNLNPEISQEPSIRSAQIQLRDGTSIKGDIFLDRLKIRSPYGDLALDMRNVVTVQNNKVKMNDGNVFTGEFLTKTMKVKTRHGDLDIDLEKVAELDARPLDTSPPKTEEPNTGREKPPSGVGMKEKKPSEVPSPSEEKTTAEIEEKKPSPVTSEVSDQSKENTLPNSSEKTAPPPPRKEKKPVKGITNIKTGTLNVREGEGETFKVLTRLKKGEEVEILQSSGEWYKVKLPDGRVGYVSARYIKKVEE, encoded by the coding sequence ATGAAAAAGCTTCTTGTACTGGCTATGGGATTTTTACTTATCACGGTGCTTATCCTGTTGGGTTTGGATTTCATTGCCAGCCGTAAGAAACCTCCCTTGGTTACTGAGAACAAAGGGGCTATCCAACCACCTCCAGAAAAAAAAGTGATTCCATCTCCTGTTCCTAAGGGAAAAACTCAAGAACCTACCGGTCGCTCACCTGCTTCCGATCAAACTGTAGCCCCTTCTGCAACTCCAACCGTTCCTCCCCCAACGACTAATTTGAATCCAGAAATATCCCAGGAACCTAGCATTCGTTCTGCTCAAATCCAACTTCGGGATGGCACTTCCATTAAAGGAGATATTTTCCTCGACAGGTTAAAAATTCGATCCCCTTATGGAGATCTGGCCTTAGATATGAGAAATGTTGTAACCGTACAGAATAATAAAGTGAAAATGAACGATGGCAATGTTTTCACAGGGGAATTTTTAACGAAAACGATGAAGGTTAAAACCAGGCATGGAGACCTGGATATCGACCTGGAAAAAGTTGCAGAGTTGGATGCCCGACCCCTGGATACCTCTCCGCCCAAAACCGAAGAGCCTAATACAGGCCGGGAGAAACCCCCTTCTGGGGTCGGTATGAAGGAGAAAAAACCCTCTGAAGTTCCCAGTCCATCAGAAGAAAAAACCACGGCAGAGATAGAGGAGAAAAAACCCTCTCCGGTTACTTCCGAGGTTTCCGATCAATCAAAGGAAAACACTCTCCCAAACTCTTCAGAGAAAACTGCCCCACCACCGCCCAGAAAAGAGAAAAAACCCGTTAAAGGAATTACCAATATTAAAACCGGAACTCTGAATGTGCGAGAAGGGGAGGGGGAAACCTTTAAGGTCCTTACCAGGCTTAAGAAAGGAGAAGAAGTTGAAATTCTCCAGTCTTCCGGCGAGTGGTATAAGGTTAAGTTACCCGATGGACGTGTGGGATATGTTTCGGCCCGTTATATTAAAAAAGTCGAGGAATAG
- a CDS encoding phage holin family protein yields MRGFLIRWFINAIALGLTSWLVKGIDIQGLGTLLIASLVLGILNALLRPIILLLTLPLNILTLGLFTFVVNAFMLMMASKLVEGFVITDFWSALVGAIILSIISFFISVFIGNRGVEYIFIKQG; encoded by the coding sequence ATGAGAGGATTCTTAATTCGCTGGTTCATCAATGCCATCGCCTTAGGCCTGACCAGTTGGCTGGTTAAGGGAATCGATATCCAGGGTCTGGGAACTCTTTTGATAGCTTCTTTGGTTCTGGGAATCCTGAATGCCCTTCTGAGACCTATCATTCTCCTTTTAACCCTTCCCCTTAATATACTTACCCTCGGATTGTTTACCTTTGTCGTTAATGCCTTTATGCTCATGATGGCTTCTAAGCTCGTAGAAGGTTTTGTGATTACAGACTTCTGGTCTGCCCTGGTGGGGGCTATTATTTTGAGTATCATCAGTTTCTTTATCAGTGTTTTTATAGGAAATCGTGGGGTTGAGTATATCTTTATCAAACAAGGATGA
- a CDS encoding mandelate racemase/muconate lactonizing enzyme family protein: MKITAIETIRVEEFPNLLWVQIHTDEGLVGLGETFYGPHSAEAHIHHIIAPYLLGQDPLKIDRHQAHLIGYVGFVGTSAEMRGRSAVDIALWDLWGQATHQPIHQLLGGSIRDSIRVYNTCAGYRYVQNRPTQGTANFGLGATEGPYEDLEAFLNRADELAHSLLEMGITGMKIWPFDYAAEASNGQYISAADLKKALEPFEKIRKAVGDKMDVMAELHSLWNRPMAVKITRALEPYDPLWVEDPVFMDHLHSLEEVARSTTVPIAVGETRGGRADFRYLLEMDALSLIILDLSWCGGLSEARKIAAMAEAWHVPVAFHDCTGPVVLTASTHLALNTRNCFIQEIVRAFYYGWYGQLVTDLPPIEKGMIRPPQAPGLGLKLLPEVLKRKDCHIRRSE, from the coding sequence ATGAAAATTACCGCTATTGAAACGATCCGTGTGGAAGAGTTTCCAAACTTATTGTGGGTCCAGATTCATACCGATGAGGGTCTCGTAGGCTTAGGGGAGACTTTTTATGGTCCCCATTCGGCGGAAGCCCACATTCATCATATTATTGCACCTTATTTGCTTGGGCAGGATCCTTTGAAAATCGATCGGCATCAGGCCCATCTCATCGGTTATGTGGGATTTGTAGGAACCAGTGCCGAGATGCGGGGTCGGTCTGCCGTCGATATTGCCTTGTGGGATTTATGGGGGCAGGCAACCCATCAACCTATCCATCAACTTTTAGGCGGATCCATCCGGGATAGTATTCGGGTCTACAATACCTGTGCAGGGTATAGATATGTGCAAAATCGACCCACCCAGGGTACGGCGAACTTCGGTCTTGGGGCTACGGAAGGCCCTTATGAAGATCTGGAGGCTTTTTTGAACCGTGCAGATGAGCTGGCCCACAGCCTGCTGGAGATGGGTATTACCGGAATGAAGATTTGGCCCTTCGATTATGCTGCCGAAGCCTCTAACGGTCAGTATATTTCCGCAGCGGACCTTAAAAAGGCCCTGGAACCCTTCGAGAAGATTCGAAAAGCCGTTGGAGATAAGATGGATGTAATGGCCGAACTCCATTCCCTGTGGAACCGACCCATGGCGGTAAAAATAACCCGCGCCCTGGAGCCGTATGATCCCCTTTGGGTCGAAGATCCGGTCTTTATGGATCATCTGCACAGCCTTGAAGAAGTGGCCCGTTCTACAACAGTCCCCATTGCCGTGGGGGAGACCCGTGGCGGACGTGCCGATTTTCGCTATCTCCTGGAAATGGATGCCTTGAGTCTGATTATTCTGGACCTCTCCTGGTGTGGAGGCCTGTCAGAGGCACGTAAAATCGCGGCTATGGCCGAAGCCTGGCATGTACCTGTGGCCTTCCATGATTGTACCGGTCCTGTGGTACTTACGGCTTCAACTCATCTGGCCCTGAATACCCGTAACTGCTTTATCCAGGAGATCGTTCGAGCCTTCTACTACGGCTGGTATGGACAATTGGTTACCGACCTTCCTCCCATCGAGAAGGGAATGATCCGCCCTCCTCAGGCCCCAGGACTCGGACTCAAGCTCCTGCCGGAGGTATTGAAACGTAAAGATTGCCATATTCGTCGAAGTGAATAA